The Egibacteraceae bacterium genome contains the following window.
TGCGCAGCACGAAGCGCTGCAGCGTCTTGCTCATGAGCTGAACGTTGTGCTTGGTACGCAGGCACTGGGTCACCTGCTCGAGCACCTCGTCCTCGGTCGATGCCGTGTAGTGGCACTTGCAGACCGCGCCGACCTCGTTTCACCGGAACTCGTACGCCACGCGTTGCCTCCTTCGTCGTCGCCGGTACAGCAGGGAGAGCATATCTGATATCCGTTGTCATTGTCAATCAGCAGGCGCAGTCGCCGTGGCAGCACGCCAGGTCGTCGAGCAACATCCCGGCCGACCGGTAGGCCTCGAGTGGCTCGGTGTCCAGGCCCAGCCGCTGTCCCACGGCGCGGGCGACGACGGCGAAGCGCTGCCGGAACTTGTAGACGAAGCAGAACACGAGTCCCTCGTGGGCTACCTCCGGACCGGCGAGGTGCAACCCCGGCGCCAGGGTGGAGCCGTCGCCGTCGTCGAGCATCACGTCGCCGTCGGCGTCGCGTTCGAACAGGTCGCACACCGGCCCCAGGCCGCTGGAGAAGCCCGTCGCCAGCAACGGCTGGCCGTCGCAGGTCCAGCGCCGCCCGTCGGCGGCCGAGACGACGTACCCGTCGCCGCCACGGTCGACGGCCACGATCTCCGCGCCGCCCACCAGGTCCACCAGGCCGGTGTCGAGTGCGACGGCGAGCCGGTCACGGGTGAACGGTGACAGCGTGGCGCTCGGGTCGCTGGCGTGCTCGTGCCACGGCTCGCCGCGGTCGAGGACCACGACTTCCCGCCCGGCCGCCGCGAGGTGGACCGCGGCGTCCGCGCCGCTCTCGTAACCGCCGATGACCACGTGGCAGGTCCCGTCGAGCTTGGCGTAGGCGGGGACGTCCACGGTGTGCAGGGCCACCTCGGCGGTGGGGAACGGGTGGCGGCGCGGGGTGGCGTACTCCCCCACCGCCCACACGACGGCTCGCGCCATCAGCGGCCCGGCGCTGGTCGACAGCAGGAAGCCGGGCCCGTCGGGCACGACGCCGAACACGTCCACCCCGCTTCGCACCGCGACCTCGTGGTGCTCGGCCACGAGCCGCAGGTAGTGGGCGTACTGGGTGCCGGTCGGGTGTTCGGTGGCCAGCGTGTAGGCGGGCGAGGTCGTGGGCGTGATGGCGTTGAGGTCGACCGGTCCCCACGCGTTGCTGGTGAACGACGGTGTGATCAGCCGCATCTCCGCCGGCCACCGGTCAAACGACGCCCCTATCCCGTGGCGGTCGAGAACGGCGACGCCCTCGGCGCCGATCGTCCCCAGGGCGATGGCGGCCCCAAGACCCGCAGGGCCAGCGCCGACGACGGCGACGTCAAGGTCGGGTTGCACGGCAGGGCTCCTCGGTCATCGGCTGCGGGCAAGCACTGTGACGGCGCAACAGTATCAGTAATGGCAATCATTCGCGACTACGGGGCGATCCCTTCCCGCTGCTACATCGCGGGCAGCGCCATACCGACGGCCTCACGCGGCCAGGGGCGCGACGGCTGCCATGACGGAGGACGCGTTGTACGCCGTCGAACATCCACCCATATGCGGGTCGGGTTGACGACAGTCGCTGGCGGCGAGGCGTTGCGGGAACGGGTGACGATCCTGACGGGGACCCTGCGCCAGGTCGGCGACCGGCTGCCCAGCGGCTCGGCGGGATCGTGGTGCTCAACGGGCTGGGGCACTTCGAACCGGCGGAGCTGGAAGAGTTCTGGCAGTTCGCGGCCCAGTACCTGGTGCCGGCGGCGCGCAGGCAGGAGAGTGCTCAGTGGGCCGTGGTGGGGCCGCGGCAGGTCACCGAAGCCGCGACCGCTGTCGGGCTGGAAGCGTCGGGCCAGAACCTCGACTGGAGCATGTTCAGCTTTCGGCAGGCACGGTGAGGCTGGCGACGAAGAGGTCCTGCTCCAGCCAGACGGCGGCCTCGACCCCGGCGCCTGCGCCGGGCGAGGCGGTCACGGGTGGCTTTGCGACGGATGGAGGTGGCGACACTTGGTCGCGTCGCCGGCCAAGACGGCGGAGATCTTGTTGCGCACCCAGGTCTCGGCGGCGGGGCGCCTTCGTCGTGGAAGGACCACGCGGCGCGCCACAGGTACTCGACGACATGAACGAAGTCGATGACGATCTTCACCTACTTCACCTTGACGTCGCGGGTGGTGGCTTCGGCGCGGATGCGGTCGATCTGGTGGTTGTTGCCGTCCACGAGCGCGACCCAGGTGCGTGCGTGGTCGGGGTCGCGACGGTCGGCCTCGTCGAAGATCTGGCCCACGACGGTAGCGGCGTCGTCGACGACGCTGGCGGTCAGCCACTTGCCCGTCGCGACCGGCGCGGGGGCCCGGGGACGGTCGTCATGGCCGTCGGGGGCCATGACGTCGTCGGGGGTGCGCTCGGCGGGGGTGGCGTCGTAGATGGCACCGACCTCGGCCATGCGCTTGCGGTTGCGCTTCTCGCCCTTGGACAGGCGGGTCGCCAGTTTCTTGGTCGTGTCTTCGGCGGCCTTGCGGGTGGCGGGCCGCAACGCGTCGGGGCGCATGACCACGCCCTTGCCGTCGCAGGAGATCACGAGCACGTCGTCGGGCTCGGCGACCGGTCGCAGCCGGCTGGTGTAGAAGGCGTCGAAGTCGACCGCGGCGGCCTGGGCGAGACCTTCGACCTGGCATTTGCCCAGCTGCTGGCCGCAGGCACGTTCGATCGCCTCGACCGCGCCGTCGTAGGAGCCGCGTGCGGCCTCCAGCGCGGCGAGGCGACGCAGCCCGTGGGAGTGGCGCTCCACCGGCAGGTTCAACGTCGCATCGGCAAGGTGCAGGTTGGGACGGCCCCGCCGCCGGTAGGCCACACGCTCCACCGCCACCGAACCGAACACCGTCGCCAGAC
Protein-coding sequences here:
- a CDS encoding NAD(P)/FAD-dependent oxidoreductase; translated protein: MQPDLDVAVVGAGPAGLGAAIALGTIGAEGVAVLDRHGIGASFDRWPAEMRLITPSFTSNAWGPVDLNAITPTTSPAYTLATEHPTGTQYAHYLRLVAEHHEVAVRSGVDVFGVVPDGPGFLLSTSAGPLMARAVVWAVGEYATPRRHPFPTAEVALHTVDVPAYAKLDGTCHVVIGGYESGADAAVHLAAAGREVVVLDRGEPWHEHASDPSATLSPFTRDRLAVALDTGLVDLVGGAEIVAVDRGGDGYVVSAADGRRWTCDGQPLLATGFSSGLGPVCDLFERDADGDVMLDDGDGSTLAPGLHLAGPEVAHEGLVFCFVYKFRQRFAVVARAVGQRLGLDTEPLEAYRSAGMLLDDLACCHGDCAC